The proteins below come from a single bacterium genomic window:
- a CDS encoding aminotransferase class IV, with the protein MRTGVFTTFILKCNQNAAPGIPFLMRHFNRLAGDAQSIGLPTKLEGIAELTTNLRKLLATAQPEVNCDLRIKVILSPAGLEFTITPLNRRWQKPGGISLKVFNGTRPKANIKHSDLSVSEAASQAAAHAQAEEALLVDKHDLVREGAWSNIFWFDRTGTLYTNRKQALPGIIQSVIIEQTAAIDTEITLADLVNLASEVFITNAVELVVPVRQLLTESGCYNFLPGPLTRKIQELVHAQALIEEYLLET; encoded by the coding sequence ATGAGAACCGGCGTCTTTACAACTTTTATACTTAAGTGCAACCAAAATGCTGCGCCTGGCATCCCCTTCCTAATGCGGCATTTTAACCGCCTTGCAGGTGACGCACAAAGCATAGGACTCCCTACTAAGCTTGAAGGAATTGCTGAGCTTACAACCAACTTGCGCAAACTTCTGGCTACAGCACAGCCAGAAGTAAATTGCGACTTAAGAATTAAAGTAATCTTAAGCCCTGCTGGCCTTGAATTTACAATCACACCACTAAATAGACGTTGGCAAAAACCTGGAGGAATTAGCTTAAAGGTTTTTAATGGCACACGCCCTAAGGCCAATATCAAGCATAGCGATCTTAGTGTATCTGAAGCTGCAAGCCAAGCAGCTGCTCATGCACAAGCAGAAGAGGCCCTACTTGTCGACAAGCATGATCTTGTTAGAGAAGGGGCCTGGAGCAATATTTTTTGGTTTGACCGAACAGGCACTCTTTATACTAATCGCAAGCAAGCACTCCCGGGGATTATCCAGTCGGTGATCATCGAGCAAACGGCTGCAATCGATACAGAAATTACACTTGCCGACTTAGTTAACCTAGCCAGCGAAGTTTTTATCACCAATGCTGTCGAATTGGTAGTTCCAGTGCGGCAATTACTTACCGAGAGTGGGTGCTACAATTTTTTGCCTGGTCCATTAACAAGAAAAATTCAAGAATTAGTCCACGCTCAGGCGCTAATCGAGGAGTATCTGCTTGAAACTTGA
- a CDS encoding EamA family transporter, whose translation MPNLDRTLLVWTLFFITTVYGHIGLKIAMHGAHPENYSAQLVSFWGISSFLSWVISGLIWAAILSDQSLTHANAISALRYVLIALAAYLFLSEKVDIFTLIGSGLIVSGIYLIAYAQT comes from the coding sequence ATGCCAAATCTAGATCGAACATTATTAGTTTGGACCTTATTTTTTATAACAACAGTCTATGGCCATATCGGTCTGAAGATTGCAATGCACGGTGCGCACCCTGAGAATTATAGCGCACAGCTAGTTAGTTTTTGGGGCATCAGCTCTTTTCTGTCCTGGGTCATTTCGGGCTTAATCTGGGCGGCGATTCTTAGTGACCAAAGTTTAACCCATGCCAATGCTATTTCAGCATTACGCTACGTATTGATTGCACTTGCTGCCTATCTTTTTCTCTCGGAAAAAGTTGATATCTTTACATTGATTGGTTCGGGCTTAATTGTCTCTGGAATTTATTTAATCGCTTATGCGCAAACTTAA
- a CDS encoding metallophosphoesterase family protein — translation MQAELSPRLDIFCTNDITIRRETVSRHIGRSILFLSDLHLGAPGSKRLVSQLIETIASVRADVILFGGDLLDWIPAWELLEELLSTLPKNIPWGVVSGNHDRIAGFDRLKNIIKAAGGIWLEDGVLEIQGVTTRLLITGNPQASYSNKDFNILCLHDPSEIMRAPKDYFKLVLAGHLHGSQCVLQEKNELLYPGAFFFRWNGLRFRVGETLLIVSRGLHDSIPIRYNCPREVILCQI, via the coding sequence GTGCAAGCAGAACTAAGCCCCAGGCTAGATATTTTCTGCACTAACGATATTACTATTCGTCGGGAGACGGTTTCGCGTCATATTGGCAGATCAATCCTTTTCTTAAGCGATCTGCATTTAGGAGCACCCGGTAGTAAGCGTCTAGTCTCTCAGCTGATCGAAACAATCGCTAGTGTTCGAGCTGATGTGATTCTTTTTGGTGGTGATTTATTAGATTGGATTCCAGCTTGGGAGCTTTTAGAAGAGCTCCTGAGTACCTTGCCCAAAAATATTCCATGGGGAGTCGTGTCTGGAAATCATGATCGTATTGCGGGATTTGATCGTTTAAAAAATATTATTAAGGCTGCAGGTGGGATTTGGCTGGAAGACGGTGTGCTTGAGATCCAAGGCGTAACAACTCGTTTACTAATTACCGGAAATCCCCAAGCTAGTTATAGCAACAAAGACTTTAACATCTTATGCCTGCATGATCCTTCTGAGATTATGCGGGCTCCTAAGGATTATTTTAAACTTGTTCTTGCGGGGCATTTGCATGGGAGTCAATGTGTTCTTCAAGAAAAAAATGAGCTTTTGTATCCAGGAGCTTTCTTTTTTCGCTGGAATGGTCTTCGTTTTCGAGTCGGCGAGACTTTATTAATTGTCAGCAGAGGACTGCACGATAGCATTCCAATTCGCTACAACTGCCCACGCGAGGTAATACTATGCCAAATCTAG
- a CDS encoding transcriptional regulator has product MSFETIIAQDSLLADRVRLAIVTYLAKAKSVVEFNELLSALALTKGNLSSHMRKLEAAGIVAVNKEFINRKPRTTYEISKKGEKELLQYINALESVVQFLKKGSK; this is encoded by the coding sequence ATGTCATTTGAAACAATTATTGCGCAAGACTCACTACTGGCCGATCGAGTGCGCCTAGCAATTGTGACTTATTTGGCCAAAGCCAAATCGGTAGTTGAATTCAATGAATTGTTAAGTGCCCTTGCGTTAACCAAGGGCAATCTCTCTAGTCACATGCGCAAATTAGAAGCAGCAGGAATTGTCGCTGTAAACAAAGAATTTATCAATCGCAAGCCACGCACGACCTATGAAATTTCTAAAAAAGGAGAGAAGGAATTGCTCCAATACATAAACGCATTGGAGAGCGTGGTTCAGTTCTTGAAGAAGGGTAGTAAGTGA
- a CDS encoding BrnA antitoxin family protein has product MNQEINFSNAAKRALFGKSQERQSAAKDPDRHLRVKVTMNLDGDIVRFFKEQADEEGLGYQVLINRALREFIDGGKPAKLAQDVIKEILANPELLAQLRGTE; this is encoded by the coding sequence ATGAATCAGGAAATTAATTTTTCAAACGCTGCAAAGCGAGCACTTTTCGGGAAATCACAAGAGCGACAATCCGCTGCTAAGGATCCGGACCGGCATTTGCGTGTAAAAGTCACAATGAATCTCGATGGAGACATCGTGCGTTTTTTTAAAGAACAAGCCGACGAAGAAGGGCTTGGCTATCAGGTTTTAATTAATCGCGCATTGCGTGAGTTTATCGATGGGGGAAAGCCAGCCAAACTTGCTCAAGATGTAATTAAAGAAATCCTTGCCAATCCAGAATTATTAGCGCAGCTTCGCGGCACGGAATAA
- a CDS encoding zinc-binding dehydrogenase — protein sequence MKALHFNSHGSFDALKFGSVSDPKITDDHALIRVRACAMNHLDVWVLKGWPELKLPMPHIGGSDIAGEIVELPKKAFGWRTGDRVVVCPGYVIGEDEWTRSGEESVSPNYRVIGESSWGGFAEYAAVPLKNLVALPKDFSFSEGAAPLLVGTTAWRMFKHRVRLQSGETVLIVGAGGGVNSFSVQLAKFFGAKVVALTSTEAKMANARALGADHVLNYTTNPDWSREVRSLTNGRGVDVVVDNVGSKTIVQSIRSARRGGRIVTVGNTSGPVVTFDNRLIFTKQLSILGSTMGSAQDFKEMLEQSIWTKKVRPVIDSEIPLAEGRFGYEKLERGEQFGKVILIP from the coding sequence ATGAAAGCCTTGCACTTTAACTCTCACGGCAGTTTTGATGCTTTAAAATTCGGCTCTGTCTCCGATCCTAAAATTACTGATGACCACGCGTTAATCCGGGTTCGCGCCTGTGCGATGAATCATCTTGATGTGTGGGTATTAAAAGGATGGCCAGAGTTGAAGTTGCCAATGCCGCACATTGGTGGATCCGACATCGCTGGTGAGATTGTTGAGCTTCCGAAAAAGGCCTTTGGCTGGCGCACTGGAGACCGTGTCGTAGTTTGCCCGGGATACGTGATTGGCGAAGATGAATGGACAAGATCCGGCGAAGAAAGTGTTAGTCCGAATTATCGTGTGATTGGGGAAAGTTCCTGGGGTGGTTTTGCTGAGTATGCCGCTGTGCCTCTCAAGAACTTGGTTGCTCTTCCAAAAGATTTTTCTTTTTCTGAAGGTGCTGCACCGTTACTGGTCGGCACAACTGCTTGGCGCATGTTTAAGCACCGTGTGCGCCTACAGTCCGGCGAGACGGTATTAATTGTTGGCGCTGGTGGGGGCGTAAATAGTTTTTCTGTGCAACTTGCAAAGTTCTTTGGCGCAAAAGTGGTTGCCTTGACAAGTACTGAGGCAAAAATGGCTAACGCCCGTGCCCTCGGAGCAGACCACGTGCTTAACTACACTACTAATCCAGATTGGAGCCGTGAAGTGCGCAGTTTAACTAATGGGCGTGGAGTAGATGTCGTTGTCGACAACGTAGGGTCAAAAACTATCGTGCAGTCGATTCGCTCTGCCCGTCGTGGTGGCCGGATTGTAACTGTGGGTAATACTTCCGGACCGGTAGTAACATTTGACAACCGTTTAATTTTCACCAAGCAATTAAGCATCCTCGGATCAACAATGGGCAGCGCGCAAGATTTCAAGGAAATGCTTGAGCAGTCGATTTGGACTAAGAAGGTGCGTCCCGTAATTGACTCAGAAATTCCACTAGCTGAAGGTCGATTTGGCTATGAAAAGCTCGAGCGTGGAGAACAGTTTGGCAAGGTGATTTTAATTCCATAG
- a CDS encoding pilus assembly protein, with amino-acid sequence MNMLVRISNRKLGQRGVAFTELASAMPFLTLLVMGVIDFGRMMSSYVNATQVVHEGVRTSTKMASLEPCVEQGNHGNLGNTPGSQFCNQKMWKNLWTIESEEKCNKLLGGCPKNQWFIQRRMVQLLRLSKLPIDYSPENLSIATTFAGEDGDNTVAATITMRYLNFFSLADGVPMTVTFEAPYLYGGGNGSTAWRQGEMAGRAMADDFGEMVARPDEGDVVGDPGVPFQLDF; translated from the coding sequence GTGAATATGCTGGTCAGAATTTCTAACAGAAAACTTGGACAACGCGGCGTTGCTTTTACTGAACTCGCCTCAGCTATGCCCTTTCTTACATTATTAGTGATGGGCGTAATTGATTTTGGCAGAATGATGAGCTCATACGTTAACGCAACGCAAGTCGTACATGAAGGCGTGAGAACTTCAACGAAAATGGCAAGTTTGGAGCCCTGTGTTGAGCAGGGTAATCATGGAAATTTAGGCAACACGCCCGGAAGTCAATTTTGCAATCAAAAAATGTGGAAGAATTTGTGGACAATTGAGTCAGAAGAAAAGTGCAATAAGTTGCTCGGCGGATGCCCAAAAAATCAATGGTTCATTCAGCGTAGAATGGTACAGCTATTAAGACTCTCTAAATTGCCAATTGATTATAGTCCTGAGAATCTATCGATTGCGACTACTTTTGCGGGTGAAGATGGTGATAATACAGTAGCAGCAACAATAACCATGCGCTATCTGAATTTCTTTTCATTGGCTGATGGGGTGCCGATGACAGTTACGTTTGAAGCACCGTACCTTTATGGTGGTGGCAATGGTAGTACTGCTTGGCGACAAGGCGAAATGGCCGGGCGTGCAATGGCCGATGACTTTGGCGAAATGGTTGCCCGTCCTGACGAAGGAGACGTTGTCGGAGATCCAGGAGTGCCATTTCAGCTTGATTTTTAA
- a CDS encoding pilus assembly protein, which produces MASNENQIQSAHTTRGIVILEFVFVFGFFILIVVGLVDFARLMTAQTILSKATQESINLGSKLPDLAIDSRGKDPNKKEDLVELKKLESARRFAVSEVVNKALTGIFSTDDDAWARLQRFCFPGAKTDCDDVLNAAVVRPGESARTVKEEEEYNFVHPTLCPKTGKCDGGKRITDSDSYDAILLNHPYAVVTRGTIKTFLPMVGPITLEGLSYGFKEYLPLGSYPEHFEIPPPSSSSSSTASSSGGTSSSSASSSSSSSSSSSSSSSSSSSSTSGGSSSSSSASSSASSASSSSSTSSTSASSSASTSASTSASSSASSSSSSSTSSSSSSSSSSSSSSSSSSGDLECKNASHCSHMTEKCCARGMGVACVKGVCLCDSAAECEKNNGSASSTSASSSASSSTSTSSSTSSSSSSSSSSSSSTSSSSSASSSSASSSSSSSSSSSSSTSSGGSCTNSLQCNYLYSVCCADDSLPACINGRCQCDQGSPCGGG; this is translated from the coding sequence ATGGCAAGTAATGAGAATCAAATTCAATCTGCGCATACTACCCGTGGTATCGTGATACTCGAATTTGTCTTTGTATTTGGATTCTTTATCTTAATTGTTGTCGGCCTTGTCGATTTTGCACGCTTGATGACAGCGCAAACTATTCTCTCCAAAGCTACTCAAGAGTCGATTAATCTAGGATCTAAACTCCCAGATTTGGCAATTGATTCTCGAGGTAAGGATCCAAATAAGAAGGAGGATCTCGTTGAATTAAAAAAGCTTGAATCAGCTCGGCGCTTTGCTGTTAGTGAGGTAGTAAATAAAGCGTTAACTGGAATTTTTTCCACCGATGACGATGCTTGGGCAAGATTGCAGCGATTTTGCTTTCCCGGTGCTAAAACTGATTGCGATGACGTTTTAAATGCTGCCGTGGTAAGGCCCGGAGAAAGTGCCCGGACCGTGAAAGAGGAAGAAGAATATAATTTTGTTCACCCGACATTGTGTCCGAAAACTGGAAAATGTGATGGGGGAAAGCGCATTACTGATTCCGATTCATATGACGCAATACTGTTAAATCATCCCTATGCAGTTGTCACTCGCGGGACTATTAAAACGTTTTTGCCAATGGTTGGACCGATTACCCTAGAAGGCCTTTCTTATGGGTTTAAAGAATATTTACCGCTAGGATCATATCCGGAACATTTTGAGATCCCCCCTCCAAGTTCATCGAGTTCATCAACTGCTTCTTCTTCTGGTGGGACTTCATCGAGTAGTGCCTCATCTTCGAGTTCTAGTAGTTCTTCGAGTAGTAGTTCCTCTTCAAGCAGCTCTTCTTCAACGAGTGGTGGCTCCAGCTCGAGTAGCAGCGCGAGCAGCTCTGCTAGTTCGGCGTCAAGTTCAAGCAGCACATCTTCGACCAGCGCTTCGAGTTCTGCATCGACGAGCGCAAGTACCTCTGCTTCATCTAGCGCATCTTCCTCGAGTTCAAGCAGCACTAGTAGCTCTTCAAGTAGTAGTTCCTCAAGTAGTAGTTCTTCTTCGTCTTCAAGTGGCGATCTGGAATGCAAGAACGCCTCACATTGCAGTCACATGACCGAGAAATGTTGCGCAAGAGGTATGGGTGTAGCTTGCGTTAAGGGAGTTTGCCTGTGTGATAGTGCTGCAGAATGCGAGAAAAATAATGGGTCAGCCTCGTCTACAAGCGCTTCTTCCAGTGCAAGTTCAAGTACCTCGACTTCAAGTTCTACATCAAGTTCAAGCAGTTCAAGTAGCTCAAGCAGCAGTTCGACCTCGAGCTCAAGTTCCGCAAGCAGTAGCTCTGCAAGTAGCAGTTCATCGTCCTCCTCCAGTTCATCGAGTTCGACAAGTAGTGGTGGAAGCTGCACGAATTCATTGCAATGTAACTATTTGTACAGTGTTTGCTGCGCCGATGACAGTCTGCCAGCGTGTATCAATGGACGCTGCCAATGTGATCAAGGTAGCCCCTGTGGTGGAGGATAA
- a CDS encoding glycosyltransferase family 2 protein → MLPISVVIPAKNEAQSIGEVILGVKRYASEIIVVDGHSTDQTRRIAENLGAKIILDNKRGKGDAIRCSIQHLQQAITVFIDADGSHDPEDIPRLIQPLLDDQCDHVGGSRLLGGSSELHGGFDEFFRLTGSSFITACINWKFKVRLSDSQNGFRALKTEVLKKLNLQENSTTIEQEMIVRSLQYGFRVSEVPTHEHARKFGKSHIDLKFACFAYGWSLLKLMLQSQR, encoded by the coding sequence GTGTTGCCAATTTCAGTTGTCATTCCTGCTAAAAATGAAGCTCAGAGTATCGGGGAGGTAATCCTTGGCGTTAAGCGTTATGCGTCTGAAATTATTGTAGTTGATGGCCATTCAACTGACCAAACAAGGCGAATTGCTGAAAATCTGGGAGCAAAAATAATCCTCGATAACAAACGTGGCAAAGGTGATGCAATCCGATGTTCGATTCAGCATTTACAACAAGCGATCACAGTTTTCATTGATGCCGACGGATCGCACGACCCAGAAGACATCCCGCGATTAATCCAACCGTTACTTGACGATCAGTGCGATCATGTCGGCGGATCGAGATTACTGGGAGGTTCAAGTGAGCTGCACGGCGGCTTTGACGAATTTTTTCGGCTCACGGGCAGCTCATTTATTACAGCCTGTATCAACTGGAAATTTAAAGTGCGCTTAAGCGACAGTCAGAATGGGTTTCGCGCACTCAAGACAGAGGTATTAAAAAAACTTAATCTTCAAGAAAACAGCACCACAATTGAACAAGAAATGATTGTGCGTTCCCTCCAATATGGATTCCGTGTAAGCGAAGTTCCCACACACGAACACGCAAGAAAATTTGGCAAATCGCATATCGATTTGAAATTTGCCTGCTTTGCCTATGGGTGGTCACTGCTTAAATTAATGCTTCAATCTCAGCGTTAA
- a CDS encoding radical SAM protein — protein MLFRYLSFASKIFAANRRQLSKPFKLTYVVTKECHSKCLNCDIWKVKPQHELTLEEAKQVARKNPYFSWIDFTGGEPTDREDFVDLVDTFNRNQPKLLLIHFVTNGLKPKRIVEMTKELLGRGLPRLTVSVSIDGPPAVNDQLRGIPKDFERATETLRLLRQLKGLDVYAGMTLYAANTELVFATVSAISEVVPGFTLEDLHVNIPHISGHFYGNNDRVLTVTEQMTRAINDLERVRKFRISPLRIVEGIYRKKINNYLQTKECPEDCAALMSSVILSETGVIYPCLMWDEPLGNVRDTDYDILPHLRSGRARDLREKLLKKDCANCWTPCEAFPTILSNCLRINQR, from the coding sequence ATGCTTTTTCGCTACTTAAGCTTTGCCTCCAAAATATTTGCTGCAAATCGACGCCAGCTAAGCAAGCCGTTTAAGTTAACTTACGTTGTAACCAAAGAATGTCATTCTAAATGCCTTAATTGTGATATTTGGAAGGTGAAGCCTCAGCACGAGCTCACTTTAGAAGAAGCCAAGCAAGTGGCTCGCAAAAATCCCTATTTCTCTTGGATTGATTTTACTGGAGGTGAGCCTACCGATCGGGAGGACTTTGTCGATCTAGTCGATACCTTTAATCGCAATCAACCCAAACTGCTATTAATACACTTTGTGACCAATGGACTTAAGCCCAAGCGGATTGTTGAGATGACAAAGGAGCTGCTTGGTCGTGGACTTCCCAGATTGACTGTTAGTGTTAGCATTGATGGTCCACCGGCAGTTAACGACCAGCTTCGTGGCATTCCAAAAGATTTTGAGCGGGCAACGGAGACTTTAAGGTTGTTACGCCAGTTAAAAGGCTTAGATGTTTATGCCGGCATGACGTTGTATGCTGCAAATACGGAATTGGTTTTTGCTACAGTGAGCGCAATCAGTGAAGTCGTTCCCGGTTTTACACTTGAAGATTTACATGTGAACATCCCCCATATCTCGGGACATTTTTATGGTAACAATGATCGCGTTTTAACAGTCACTGAGCAAATGACAAGAGCGATTAACGATCTTGAGAGAGTAAGAAAGTTTAGAATTAGCCCACTGCGGATTGTTGAAGGAATATATCGCAAGAAAATTAACAATTATCTACAAACCAAAGAATGTCCTGAGGATTGTGCGGCATTGATGTCTTCCGTTATTTTGTCTGAAACCGGAGTTATTTATCCCTGTTTGATGTGGGATGAGCCTTTAGGAAATGTGCGTGATACGGATTATGATATACTACCGCATCTACGTTCAGGACGTGCACGGGACTTGCGTGAAAAACTACTCAAAAAGGATTGTGCAAATTGCTGGACACCTTGCGAAGCATTTCCCACGATTTTATCGAATTGTTTGCGAATCAATCAGCGGTAA
- a CDS encoding phospholipid carrier-dependent glycosyltransferase, with protein sequence MLIVFTLALALRVFFATGLVLGDDGYWLRVIDNYVHSGFAQVKLLGQAESRIAMYAPIGTTIKLFGWNNFGLLVYPILMGSILAPLTMLYCKPLLHNQSYALLAGLMICFHPSLVIDSGVIANDIPLITWSLCSVLFYRHTLCAKSAVSKTLASLCSGLALALCYTTKISGLPITAFWLIAETVLLRLIHPGIKPFWSIYTNKQMILNIFCFFLPIFFVQFFFKFHTGSWIGNYWGEFSVFDYPIPADYFLGKYDTSNDLRRYFDLLFYPAPEFFIWFMQSALYAYILSLSIILIPFLDYQHRKQIKINLSATNFIAYCVAITTTLAIYAFINYWPDRIYPYYLPNLFTGRLWRYLDCLAPLGVISLVTFIDFSARISQLTSNIFYLAVLISIGVSGYSAANLGFNFHDRASDLTKAGEYLARHQKQCPAQEIYTDADALAMLRFSYGWERIAKINFFTPDADYWDKSHGCIVVSGSRRDAIPASNVPAIENVKFYSHKRERCEFSLLYSRQALLTPWREKPIQVWSFQCGNQE encoded by the coding sequence ATGTTAATAGTCTTTACCCTCGCATTGGCGTTAAGAGTTTTTTTTGCCACGGGACTTGTTCTTGGTGATGACGGTTATTGGCTCAGGGTAATAGATAATTATGTCCATAGCGGTTTCGCGCAGGTTAAACTCTTAGGCCAAGCTGAGTCGAGAATTGCAATGTATGCACCGATTGGCACCACGATTAAACTTTTTGGATGGAATAATTTCGGCCTCTTAGTCTACCCAATATTAATGGGTTCAATTCTTGCCCCACTGACAATGCTTTACTGCAAGCCTTTACTGCATAATCAAAGTTATGCATTGCTAGCGGGCTTAATGATCTGTTTTCACCCTTCACTCGTAATTGACTCAGGAGTGATTGCTAATGATATCCCGTTGATAACATGGAGCTTATGTTCTGTGCTTTTTTATCGCCACACACTGTGTGCAAAAAGTGCTGTTTCAAAAACATTAGCCTCGCTCTGCTCAGGACTAGCTTTAGCACTTTGCTACACTACAAAAATCAGTGGGTTACCAATCACCGCATTTTGGCTTATTGCTGAAACAGTTTTACTTCGTTTAATTCATCCTGGAATAAAACCTTTCTGGAGCATTTACACAAATAAGCAAATGATTTTAAATATTTTTTGCTTTTTCCTTCCAATCTTTTTTGTTCAATTTTTTTTCAAATTTCACACTGGAAGCTGGATAGGCAATTACTGGGGAGAGTTTAGCGTATTTGATTACCCAATTCCTGCGGATTACTTTCTTGGAAAATACGATACGAGCAATGATTTAAGACGTTACTTCGATCTGCTTTTTTATCCCGCGCCGGAATTTTTTATCTGGTTCATGCAAAGTGCTTTGTATGCATATATTCTTTCCTTAAGTATAATTTTGATCCCATTTCTAGATTATCAGCATCGAAAGCAAATTAAAATAAATTTATCTGCGACAAACTTCATTGCATACTGTGTTGCAATAACTACAACTTTAGCAATCTATGCTTTTATAAATTATTGGCCCGACCGGATTTACCCTTACTACTTGCCCAATCTTTTTACAGGGCGACTGTGGAGATATCTTGACTGCTTGGCACCACTTGGAGTGATTAGCTTAGTAACATTTATTGATTTTTCTGCGCGAATTTCACAACTCACTAGTAATATATTTTATCTTGCAGTCCTAATCAGTATCGGGGTCTCGGGATATAGTGCCGCAAATTTAGGTTTTAATTTCCATGATCGTGCAAGCGATCTTACAAAGGCAGGAGAATATTTAGCTCGTCATCAAAAACAATGTCCTGCTCAGGAGATTTATACTGATGCAGACGCTTTAGCAATGCTGCGCTTTTCGTATGGATGGGAAAGAATTGCGAAGATCAACTTTTTTACACCTGATGCAGATTACTGGGATAAATCACACGGTTGCATTGTCGTTTCAGGATCACGTCGTGATGCAATCCCAGCAAGTAATGTGCCGGCAATTGAAAATGTGAAATTTTATTCTCATAAAAGAGAACGCTGCGAGTTCAGCTTGCTCTACTCTAGGCAAGCACTGTTAACACCGTGGCGAGAGAAACCAATCCAGGTGTGGTCATTTCAGTGCGGGAATCAAGAGTAG